GAGAGGAAAGGCGATAAGGCTTGTTTTAAGCATGGAAACCGGAAAGATATTCGAAGAGCCCAGGGAGTGTGAATTGTGCAAAGGCGTGTTCAAGAATTTAGACGAATTTTTGAGATTAGCTATTGAAGCTGTTAAAGATTACGAGTTCAACACATTCCTGATAGGTTCTAAATTCCCTGAAGAGATAGTTGAAAAAGAGCGAGAAATCTGGGAGGAATTTGAAATCAGAACTGGAGAACCCATAAATAGGGAGTTCAACAGGGAACTTGGAAAACTCTTCGCGAAAGAAACTGGAAAAGAGCCGAATAAAGAGAGGCCAGACGTGGTGATAATAGTGGAACCTTTCTCTGGAAGGGTTAGACTACAGGTGAATCCAATATACATAGCTGGAAGATATAGGAAACTCGTAAGGGGAATTCCTCAAACTCCTGCCCCAGGTTTTAAGGAGAGCATAGCATCGATAATCTGCAGATCCTTTAAGAGACACTTCCAGGGAAAGTGTGTATTTAAGGGAGCCGGAAGAGAGGATGTTGATGTCAGGATGCTTGGGAGGGGAAGACCTTTCGTTGTGGAGATAAAATCGCCAAGAAGAAGGAACGTCAACCTTAAGCTCCTCGAGGATGAAATAAATTCCTCTGGCAAAATCGAGGTTCTAAATTTAAGATTTATAGGACCAGATGAGGCTGAGAAGATACTTACAACAAGGCATAAAAAGATATACGAGGCACTAGTCTATGTCAAGGATGGAATAACGAGAGAAGAAGTTGAGAAAGTTGTTAAGGCCCTTAAAAACGCTGAGATAAGACAAAGAACGCCAAGGAGAGTTTTAAATAGCAGGGCCGATATCGTAAGGATTAGAAAGGTCTATGAGGTAAGCGGAGAACTTGTTGATGAAAATCATTTCAAGCTGAGACTACTCACGGATGGTGGTCTGTACATAAAAGAGTTAATCTCTGGGGACAATGGAAGAACAAAGCCATCTGTATCAGAGATATTGGGAAAAGAAGCTTGGTGTGAGTTACTTGACGTTTTAGATGTTCTGGAGGAGGAGGAAGATGCTGAGGGAAATACTTAACGGGTTTGGGGATCTCATCATCATAGAGGAGCCCGTGAAAAAGGAGCTCGAGATAACCAAGTTTCTCCTGAAGTATAAGGATAGACCAATATTGTTCAAAGACGTTGAGGGATGGGAGGTTGCGGGGAACATATGGTCAAGGAGGGAGAGGATAGCTAAGTTCCTCAACACAGATAATAGGGGACTACTTGAAATGCTTGTCAAGGCAATGGATAAGCCGGAGAAATACGAGTTCGTTGAGAGAGCCGAGTTTCTAAAGAACAAGAGCGATGTGAACTTGAAGGAATTGCCAATCCCCAAGTTCTACCCCAAGGATGGGGGAAGGTACTTCACATCCGCAATGGTCATAGCCAGAAAGGGAAGCTTCGTTAACGTCTCGTTCCACAGGATAATGGTTCTTGATGAGAAAAGAGGAGTTATCAGATTGGTGCCCAGACACCTCTATTCGATGTGGAAGGATAGCATAGAGCACGGTGAGGAGCTTGACGTTAGGGTTGTCGTTGGAAATCCCGTTCATATTCTCCTCGCTGGAGCGACGAGTGTTGCTTATGGAATAAGTGAACTAGAGATAGCATCGGCAATAAGTAAAAGGGCATTTGGCAGGCCTCTAGAGGTTGTTGATCTGAAGGGAATTCCAGTGCCTGTTGAAAGCGAGTTTGTGTTCGAGGCAAAGATAACTGAAGAGCTCGCGGAAGAGGGACCTTTCGTTGACATAACCGGAACATATGATATAGTTAGGAGGCAACCCGTGATAGTCTTCGAGAGGCTTTATCACGTTGATAACCCAATATTCCATGCACTCTTACCTGGAGGTTACGAGCACTACATGCTAATGGGCCTACCGAAGGAGCCTCAGATATATAGAGCAGTCAAGAGCGTCGTTCCAAAGGTTCATGGAGTAAGATTAACTGAGGGAGGATGCATGTGGCTTCATGCGGTTGTCTCAATAACGAAGCAGCATGAGGGGGATGGAAAGAACGCTATTCTGGCAGCTTTCGCTGGACATCCCAGCCTCAAGAGGGTAATAGTTGTGGATGAGGACATAAACATATACGATGACAGGGAAGTTGAGTGGGCCGTGGCAACGAGGTTCCAGCCAGACAGGGATTTGGTGATAATAGCTAACGCAAGAGGATCATCACTAGATCCCTCAGGAAAGGATGGCCTGACGGCTAAGTGGGGAATAGATGCAACAAAGCCAATGGAAAGAAGGGAAGAATTTGAGAGAGCTAAGCTCACTCCTCCTTAAAGACTTATAACACAAAAACTGAGACACTAAAGAGTCTTAGAAAAGGCTGAAAAAGACAGATTTGTTACATCTATTGGCCGAGAGAATGATATCAGCTTTGAGGACTTCTCCTTAAGGTAGCCTTCGCTTGCTTGGTCAAGAGAAGCTCCAAAAGGCTTGTTGCAATTATTGGCTTCAGTACTTACTCAGAGCTGATAAAGTATTCTTTGGCACACTTCAGAAGTATTGGGATCTTTATTTGGTTAATACTGCTTATCCTTTGCGGCTCCCTCGTTTCCTTGAGGAATCCTCTCTGCAAAGTTCCAGATCTATGGTTAGGAGAGGTAGAGCTCGAATTTCATCTTCTCGACATCGAAACCGGAATTAAGATATGCTCTGTCTCCGATGGAGTTCCTCAATACTTAGCGGACTACAATCCAAGAGGGAGAGTTAAGGAGACATCTCAAGATATTTTCCAATTCTTCGTAGCACGGCGAGGTTTTCAGAGAAAAAGATAAAGGAATAACCAGGATAAATGTTTAACTTCTGGTTCCGCTTCGTTATCGAGGAAATAGAACGAAGGAATTAATTTAGTTGCATTCAACAAAAACCCTGTTTGTCGAAGTTAAGTGGAAAGAGCTTGGCGGAAAGAAGTTAGAAGGAGTTTTTAGAGAGAAAATCAAGGCTTTTGAAACTGAATAACTGGGAGCGATCGCAAATAGAGTGAAGGAAAAAGAGGAGTTTGGAGTGAAAGATCAGTTTGTGTGGGATCTGGACTGTTTAAGGGCGAACTCAAGTATGGGGTCGGTTATGTGATACGTTACATTCCTCCTATTAATCTTCTTTTCAATGAAGGATGCCTTTAAGAGCGAGTTAAGGAGCCTCGCAAGGATAGCATCTTCAACTTCCCTCTTCTCCCTTTTCTCAAGCTCCCTTTTTAGTTCACTCCAAGTGTTCTTACCAGAGGCTATGGCCTTGAGTATCGTAAGATAGCGCTTTTTAGCAAGGGGTCTCTTCTCAAGGAAGTGCTCGAGCTCACTTAAAGCAAGCTTGGAGGCTTCTTCAAGGACTCTCTCAATGACATTTTCCCTAACTCCCTCCTTAAGCGAGATGGCTCCGAACTTTACGAGCCAGCCAACTATCCCATCAAGACTCTCAACAGCCTTTTCAAGAACATGCTCCGGAGCATCAATGTTAGCCTGTTCAAATCCTTTTCTAAGGAAGTCCAAGCTTTGCTCCCTGGAAAACCTGGAAAGCTCTATCTCATGGAAGATTCTACCGTAAAGAGGCGCATCTGGATCCTCAACACCGAGGAAGTCATGGAGAAGGCCGATTTCAGAGCCCGTAAGAATGAACGTCACATCACCATAGTCATAAAAGTGGGCTATAAGCGAGGCAAGCTCTCTTCCTGCTGGTCCACGAATTTCCTGGACTTCATCAAAGGCTATTACGAATCCCTCCCCCTCAAGTGCCGAGATTAATGAATACAACGTCTCTCTCTTCTTCCACGATAGTGAGACTCTTACTCCGGAAATACTAACACCATCTATGAGCTTCACCTTGTCCTTCAGCCTCGCAAAGAGTGTTGCGTTCCTTGATAGATACTCATTGAGTGCCTCTTGAAAGCGGAGATAAAGGTCACGCCTTGAATTTGGATTTACTCCTCGGAGATCAACTATGACGTGAGGAACATTAGCCTCGTTAAGAGCAACTCTAAGAAGGGACGTTTTCCCAAGTCTGCGGATTCCCTTGAGAACTATTAACGGCTTTCGTGAGTTAATTAAATTCAACAACTCTTTGAGTTCCCTCTCCCTATCATACAGATCCTCCCTCCTGCTCTTCGGCTTCTCATCGAAGTACAAACTAACACCCCAACAGCATACTAACACCCCGATAGTTAAAAGGATTTTGACTAAGGTGCTACAAAAAGATTGTAAGAATTTGATTGTGATAAAAGCGTCCATTATCCCCGCCGTGGTCTTAGACGATAACCCCGAGCCGCCGGTAGGGGTAATGGGCCCAAGACCGGGCCCTC
The window above is part of the Pyrococcus sp. NA2 genome. Proteins encoded here:
- a CDS encoding tRNA pseudouridine(54/55) synthase Pus10 — encoded protein: MILEKASKILEKHQLCNRCLGRMFAKLGKGSNEERGKAIRLVLSMETGKIFEEPRECELCKGVFKNLDEFLRLAIEAVKDYEFNTFLIGSKFPEEIVEKEREIWEEFEIRTGEPINREFNRELGKLFAKETGKEPNKERPDVVIIVEPFSGRVRLQVNPIYIAGRYRKLVRGIPQTPAPGFKESIASIICRSFKRHFQGKCVFKGAGREDVDVRMLGRGRPFVVEIKSPRRRNVNLKLLEDEINSSGKIEVLNLRFIGPDEAEKILTTRHKKIYEALVYVKDGITREEVEKVVKALKNAEIRQRTPRRVLNSRADIVRIRKVYEVSGELVDENHFKLRLLTDGGLYIKELISGDNGRTKPSVSEILGKEAWCELLDVLDVLEEEEDAEGNT
- a CDS encoding UbiD family decarboxylase, which translates into the protein MLREILNGFGDLIIIEEPVKKELEITKFLLKYKDRPILFKDVEGWEVAGNIWSRRERIAKFLNTDNRGLLEMLVKAMDKPEKYEFVERAEFLKNKSDVNLKELPIPKFYPKDGGRYFTSAMVIARKGSFVNVSFHRIMVLDEKRGVIRLVPRHLYSMWKDSIEHGEELDVRVVVGNPVHILLAGATSVAYGISELEIASAISKRAFGRPLEVVDLKGIPVPVESEFVFEAKITEELAEEGPFVDITGTYDIVRRQPVIVFERLYHVDNPIFHALLPGGYEHYMLMGLPKEPQIYRAVKSVVPKVHGVRLTEGGCMWLHAVVSITKQHEGDGKNAILAAFAGHPSLKRVIVVDEDINIYDDREVEWAVATRFQPDRDLVIIANARGSSLDPSGKDGLTAKWGIDATKPMERREEFERAKLTPP
- a CDS encoding ATP-binding protein; protein product: MYFDEKPKSRREDLYDRERELKELLNLINSRKPLIVLKGIRRLGKTSLLRVALNEANVPHVIVDLRGVNPNSRRDLYLRFQEALNEYLSRNATLFARLKDKVKLIDGVSISGVRVSLSWKKRETLYSLISALEGEGFVIAFDEVQEIRGPAGRELASLIAHFYDYGDVTFILTGSEIGLLHDFLGVEDPDAPLYGRIFHEIELSRFSREQSLDFLRKGFEQANIDAPEHVLEKAVESLDGIVGWLVKFGAISLKEGVRENVIERVLEEASKLALSELEHFLEKRPLAKKRYLTILKAIASGKNTWSELKRELEKREKREVEDAILARLLNSLLKASFIEKKINRRNVTYHITDPILEFALKQSRSHTN